In Fusobacterium sp. IOR10, a single genomic region encodes these proteins:
- a CDS encoding CinA family nicotinamide mononucleotide deamidase-related protein: MKATLILVGTELLNGGMIDTNSIYMSEKLNSYGISIKYKIVVKDDINEIKEAIEIAKKSSDLVILSGGLGPTIDDLTKVAVANYLGKKLTIDKDDLDRLKIKLKERNIDFLEENKKEVEKVEGATFFNNEVGMAPGMYVDGIACFPGVPRELYNLFPKFLKWYSTKMKLNIDKIYIRDLLTYGIAESLLNKKLIPYFVETGIDYEFLIKDYGTIIRLQYKESNKNLVEKIIKKIYNEIGNKIFSEGNIKLEEVILNKLKERNLLFSVAESCTGGMISSKIVGVSGASEVYKEGLVTYSNSSKVERLGVKEETLKSYGAVSFETAKEMVEGLKTAVGISVTGIAGPNGGTLEKPVGLVYIGLKVNENIEVMKKIFKGSREEIREKTVLCSLFYLNKLLDKGSN, from the coding sequence ATGAAAGCAACACTTATATTGGTTGGGACAGAATTATTAAATGGGGGAATGATCGATACAAATAGCATTTACATGTCTGAAAAATTAAATTCTTATGGAATTTCCATAAAATATAAAATAGTTGTAAAGGACGATATTAATGAAATAAAAGAGGCTATAGAAATAGCTAAAAAAAGTAGTGATTTAGTTATTCTATCAGGTGGATTAGGGCCTACAATAGATGATTTAACAAAGGTAGCAGTTGCAAATTATTTAGGGAAAAAATTAACAATAGACAAAGATGATTTAGACAGGTTAAAAATCAAATTAAAAGAAAGAAATATTGATTTTTTAGAAGAAAATAAAAAAGAAGTAGAAAAAGTAGAAGGTGCAACTTTTTTTAATAATGAAGTGGGAATGGCTCCAGGTATGTATGTGGATGGAATAGCTTGTTTCCCTGGTGTTCCAAGAGAATTATACAATTTATTTCCAAAATTTTTAAAATGGTATTCAACTAAAATGAAGCTAAATATAGATAAAATTTATATAAGAGATTTATTAACCTATGGAATAGCTGAATCTCTTTTGAATAAGAAATTAATTCCATATTTTGTTGAGACAGGAATAGATTATGAATTTTTAATAAAAGATTATGGAACTATAATAAGATTACAATACAAAGAAAGTAATAAAAACTTAGTAGAAAAAATAATTAAAAAGATATATAATGAGATAGGTAACAAAATTTTTAGTGAAGGAAATATAAAATTAGAAGAAGTAATATTAAATAAACTAAAGGAAAGAAACTTATTATTTTCAGTTGCAGAGTCTTGTACTGGAGGAATGATATCTTCTAAAATAGTTGGAGTTTCAGGGGCATCTGAAGTTTATAAAGAAGGTTTAGTAACCTATAGCAATTCTTCTAAAGTTGAAAGACTAGGAGTAAAAGAGGAAACTCTTAAAAGCTATGGAGCAGTAAGTTTTGAAACTGCAAAAGAAATGGTTGAAGGATTAAAAACAGCTGTTGGAATATCTGTTACAGGAATTGCTGGACCCAATGGTGGAACTTTGGAAAAACCAGTTGGGTTAGTATATATAGGTTTAAAAGTAAATGAAAATATAGAAGTGATGAAAAAAATTTTTAAAGGATCAAGGGAAGAAATAAGAGAAAAAACTGTATTGTGTAGTTTATTTTATTTAAATAAATTATTAGATAAAGGAAGTAATTAA
- a CDS encoding helix-turn-helix domain-containing protein, producing the protein MTIGERIKKQRNEKGFSLRELASKVDLSASFLSQIEQGKASPSIENLKKIANCLEVRVSYLIEDEDEKIASYHLKKKERRYVESIDSKTSISLLTSSKIEKDMEPIMYEIKPGGESGRGLFNHNGEEFIYIVEGTLDIYIEDHATTLNEGDSFYFKSTLNHRFKNNGKKLTKALWVVTPPTF; encoded by the coding sequence ATGACTATAGGGGAAAGAATTAAAAAGCAAAGGAACGAAAAAGGGTTTTCATTAAGAGAGCTAGCTAGCAAAGTTGATTTATCTGCTAGTTTTTTATCTCAAATTGAACAGGGGAAAGCGTCTCCATCCATTGAGAATTTAAAAAAAATAGCAAATTGTTTGGAAGTTAGAGTAAGTTATTTAATAGAAGATGAAGATGAAAAAATAGCCTCATATCATTTAAAGAAAAAAGAAAGAAGGTATGTGGAAAGTATAGATTCTAAAACGTCAATTTCATTACTAACATCTTCTAAAATAGAAAAAGATATGGAACCAATAATGTATGAAATAAAACCAGGTGGAGAAAGCGGTAGAGGTCTTTTTAATCATAATGGAGAAGAATTTATATATATAGTTGAGGGTACTTTAGATATATATATAGAAGATCACGCAACAACATTGAATGAAGGAGATAGTTTTTATTTTAAATCTACTTTAAATCATAGATTTAAAAATAATGGGAAAAAACTAACTAAAGCTTTATGGGTAGTAACACCACCAACATTTTAA
- a CDS encoding DegV family EDD domain-containing protein has protein sequence MKIEVKYLNAMRLTKLLIAASRWLSRHADILNDLNVYPVPDGDTGTNMSMTLQAVENDLVRLSYEPEMNELCEIVSETILLGARGNSGTILSQIIQGFLDGLKGKEEVSVDDVIIAFDKAKEKAYKAVNDPVEGTMLTVIRMVSEAAKVYDGNKNDFIPFLTYLKNVAADAVEETPNLLNKLKEAGVVDAGGKGIYYILEGFEKSVTDPQMLEDLERIIQSQSKRKEILDANVSILEDIEYKYCTEFIIENGDFDLDSYKEKIGIYGNSMVCAQSSKKTKTHIHTNNPGLVFEVACKLGDLSHMKIDNMALQQHKNNLFENYDGFNNNKDYLMQNKNSKPVAFFAIVDNKELGEEFIKVGATAVLIGGQTKNPSVADIEKVLNKIEAETVYLLPNNKNIISAAKIVAERSNKEVVVVETKTMLEGHYIIENKDLGLEKITEQIVYNNSIEITKAVRDTRVDLLEIKEGDFIALVNGKIKEKSENLKELLNKIKENYISKETLKVLISIGKEGSNKDIENMENLDEYIKYEKIEGLQENYFYYIYIVNRDPNLPEIALVTDSTSDLSKDMIKDLKNIEIIPLKVKLDGNNYYRDGVDISKEEFWKKLIAEGQLPKTSQPSPAEFKNLYEKLLNRGYKKIISLHISGKLSGTQQAARVGRSMLKRDKDVIIIDSKTVTFALGFLVTEAAKMAQKGKSLSQIIKWIEESKEAMKVYFVVKDLALLQKGGRVGKTSATIGGILKIKPILKMENGEIIIETKAIGEKGAMLHMEKLIKSSKTSIILYTGWGGERTQLSNADTIKNMAEKYKKVDYRGRVEIGAVIGSHVGAVYGMGIMDKIR, from the coding sequence ATGAAAATAGAAGTAAAATATTTAAATGCAATGAGATTAACGAAATTGCTAATAGCAGCAAGTAGATGGCTCTCAAGGCATGCAGATATATTAAATGATTTAAATGTTTACCCTGTTCCAGATGGAGATACTGGAACAAATATGTCTATGACACTTCAGGCTGTAGAAAATGATTTAGTTAGACTTAGTTACGAGCCAGAAATGAATGAATTGTGTGAAATAGTATCTGAGACAATTCTTTTGGGAGCAAGAGGAAATTCAGGAACAATATTATCTCAAATAATTCAAGGATTTTTGGATGGATTAAAAGGAAAGGAAGAAGTAAGTGTAGATGATGTAATAATAGCTTTTGATAAGGCGAAGGAAAAAGCCTATAAAGCAGTAAATGATCCTGTGGAAGGAACAATGCTTACAGTAATAAGAATGGTTTCTGAGGCAGCTAAAGTTTATGATGGAAATAAAAATGATTTTATTCCATTTTTAACTTACTTAAAAAATGTAGCTGCTGATGCAGTTGAAGAGACTCCTAATTTATTAAATAAGTTAAAAGAGGCAGGAGTAGTAGATGCAGGTGGAAAGGGAATTTATTATATATTAGAAGGATTTGAAAAATCTGTAACTGATCCACAAATGTTAGAGGATTTAGAGAGAATAATACAATCTCAGTCAAAAAGAAAAGAAATTTTAGATGCAAATGTGTCTATTTTAGAAGATATAGAATATAAATACTGTACTGAATTTATTATTGAAAATGGTGATTTTGATTTAGATAGTTACAAAGAAAAAATAGGTATATATGGGAACTCAATGGTTTGTGCTCAATCTTCTAAAAAAACAAAAACTCATATTCACACAAATAATCCAGGTTTAGTTTTTGAAGTTGCTTGTAAATTAGGGGACTTATCTCATATGAAAATAGATAATATGGCATTACAGCAACACAAAAATAATTTATTTGAAAATTATGATGGATTTAATAATAATAAAGATTATTTAATGCAAAATAAAAATAGCAAACCAGTAGCATTTTTTGCAATTGTAGATAATAAAGAATTAGGTGAAGAATTTATAAAAGTTGGAGCTACAGCAGTTTTAATTGGTGGTCAAACTAAAAATCCAAGTGTAGCAGATATTGAAAAAGTTTTAAATAAAATTGAAGCAGAGACTGTATATTTGTTACCAAATAATAAAAATATAATTTCAGCTGCTAAGATAGTTGCAGAAAGATCAAATAAAGAAGTAGTTGTTGTGGAAACAAAAACTATGTTAGAAGGACATTATATTATAGAAAATAAAGATTTAGGATTAGAAAAAATTACAGAGCAGATTGTTTATAATAATTCTATAGAAATAACAAAAGCAGTGAGAGATACTAGGGTAGATTTATTAGAAATAAAAGAAGGGGATTTTATTGCTCTAGTTAATGGAAAAATAAAAGAAAAATCTGAAAATTTGAAAGAATTACTAAACAAAATAAAAGAAAATTATATTTCAAAAGAGACATTGAAAGTCCTTATTTCTATTGGGAAAGAAGGTTCAAATAAAGATATAGAAAATATGGAAAATTTAGATGAATATATAAAATATGAAAAAATAGAAGGATTACAAGAAAATTATTTTTATTATATATATATAGTAAATAGGGATCCAAATCTTCCAGAAATAGCTTTAGTAACAGATTCTACATCTGACTTAAGTAAAGATATGATTAAAGATTTGAAAAATATTGAAATAATTCCATTAAAAGTTAAATTAGATGGAAATAACTATTATAGAGATGGAGTAGATATTTCAAAGGAAGAATTTTGGAAAAAACTAATTGCAGAAGGACAACTACCTAAAACATCTCAACCTTCCCCAGCAGAATTTAAAAATTTATATGAAAAATTATTAAATAGGGGATACAAAAAAATTATTTCACTTCATATTTCAGGAAAACTTAGTGGAACTCAACAAGCTGCTAGGGTTGGAAGAAGTATGTTAAAAAGAGATAAAGATGTAATAATAATAGACTCAAAAACAGTTACATTTGCTTTAGGATTTTTAGTTACAGAAGCAGCTAAGATGGCCCAAAAAGGAAAATCATTATCTCAAATTATAAAGTGGATAGAAGAAAGCAAAGAAGCAATGAAGGTTTATTTTGTAGTTAAAGATTTAGCATTATTACAAAAAGGTGGAAGAGTAGGAAAAACATCTGCAACAATAGGTGGAATTTTAAAGATTAAACCAATTCTAAAAATGGAAAATGGAGAAATTATAATTGAAACAAAAGCTATAGGAGAAAAGGGAGCAATGCTCCATATGGAGAAATTAATAAAATCTAGCAAAACATCAATAATTTTATATACTGGTTGGGGAGGAGAAAGAACTCAATTATCCAACGCAGACACTATTAAAAATATGGCTGAAAAATATAAGAAGGTTGATTATAGAGGTAGAGTTGAAATTGGAGCAGTAATTGGTTCCCATGTTGGAGCAGTTTATGGAATGGGGATTATGGATAAGATAAGGTAA